The uncultured Methanomethylovorans sp. genome contains a region encoding:
- a CDS encoding DEAD/DEAH box helicase, with translation MDISELVNKLKSSRKYEGQIVHIEDIPAKEPIYSSVELKPLINYALCEMGIKQLYIHQAEAVETAREGKNIVLSTSTASGKSLCYMLPIFEAVMDDPSATALYISPLNALVNDQLQTFRDFSQLMGLDININRFIGTMPKNEKDAVKYNNPRIVFTNPDMLHLSFLQWKHQWKRFLSNLRYIVLDESHTYSGVMGSHMANLLRRLNRVCDHYGAHPQYICCTATIGNPVQHTSALIGKDVVLIDNDSSGRGLQKFVFWNPPLYVKYGNFTMRKASFGETVTLFTTFVQGGFQTIAFARSRQKVERMYIESKNTLVHRGVEKKISPYRGGYHGNEREVIEKGLSNGEIAGVISTNALELGIDIGGLDACIMDGFPGTIMSARQQAGRAGRGYAQSMVVLVADSNALDQYYMRNPGDFFRRQCEEAVINVSNRYIQAGHLLCAAREIPLRAEDEHYFGTEFSRIVTVLEEEGLLEGTSEKTSLDTNAHMHVSIRDIDSDAYTIIDKASKRPLENSLSRLQAYREAFEGAVYINKGTAYVVSSLDHEKREIHVEHTQDEYYTRSMVSSDVVIRDVIETKVLETCPDVKVGFGSVDVTQQVIGYKKLQQRTDKELGQSALQMPKFILETEALWLELPSRFMGSVAAYDRDFAGGIHAIEHAMIAMYPLHLLADRNDVGGLSTAEHPDLTGNSGIFVYDGHQGGVGYAESGYDKIVEMLEVTLRSIESCPCYEGCPSCIQSPKCGNNNNPLDKDAAIIILHKILGKPDYIPQKKKTAGEMKKREKNVTDILENNQKVEQRFDPVNALNRARRKLRQRQTNTAAEWIKAGISAGKDKKDHEQAYECFEAALQLEPDNPSALLNKGITCLNIGQNQFALTCFNRLLNLGANQSVVWKNKGTALYRLGDIKGALGAYDEALRLKPDDLKVQELRERAKKMLI, from the coding sequence ATGGATATTTCTGAATTGGTAAATAAACTAAAGTCTTCAAGAAAATACGAAGGCCAGATAGTGCACATTGAAGACATACCTGCAAAGGAACCCATCTATAGCTCTGTTGAATTGAAACCACTTATAAACTATGCCCTGTGTGAGATGGGTATAAAACAGCTATACATTCATCAGGCAGAAGCTGTGGAGACGGCGAGGGAAGGAAAAAATATCGTATTATCTACCAGCACCGCCAGCGGCAAATCCCTCTGCTACATGCTACCTATATTTGAGGCCGTTATGGATGATCCATCAGCAACAGCACTTTATATCTCGCCTCTGAATGCGCTGGTTAACGACCAGCTCCAGACTTTCCGGGACTTCAGCCAGCTGATGGGTCTGGATATCAATATAAACAGGTTCATTGGAACCATGCCAAAGAATGAAAAGGATGCTGTGAAATACAATAATCCCCGGATAGTTTTCACCAATCCCGATATGCTGCATTTGAGCTTCTTACAATGGAAGCATCAATGGAAACGTTTTCTTTCAAACCTAAGATACATCGTTCTTGATGAAAGCCACACATATAGCGGTGTTATGGGAAGCCACATGGCAAACCTGCTCAGGAGACTAAATAGGGTATGTGACCACTATGGTGCACATCCACAATACATTTGCTGCACTGCCACAATCGGTAACCCTGTACAACATACTTCGGCCTTGATCGGTAAAGATGTGGTGTTGATAGACAACGACAGCTCAGGACGAGGACTACAAAAATTCGTGTTCTGGAATCCTCCATTATATGTGAAGTACGGGAACTTCACCATGAGAAAAGCCAGTTTTGGGGAAACTGTAACTCTTTTCACAACATTTGTCCAGGGCGGCTTCCAGACAATCGCTTTTGCAAGGTCAAGGCAGAAAGTGGAACGGATGTACATTGAATCAAAGAACACTCTTGTCCACAGAGGTGTTGAAAAAAAGATCAGCCCCTACAGAGGCGGATACCACGGGAATGAGCGTGAGGTAATCGAGAAGGGGCTATCCAATGGAGAAATTGCGGGAGTTATTTCTACCAATGCCCTTGAATTGGGTATTGATATAGGTGGTCTTGATGCCTGTATTATGGATGGTTTCCCCGGAACAATAATGAGCGCAAGGCAGCAGGCTGGAAGGGCCGGGCGCGGATATGCGCAAAGCATGGTTGTACTTGTTGCCGATTCCAATGCTCTTGACCAATACTACATGCGAAACCCAGGAGACTTTTTCAGAAGACAGTGCGAAGAAGCAGTAATTAATGTTTCTAACCGTTACATACAAGCAGGCCATTTGCTATGTGCTGCCAGAGAGATCCCTTTGCGAGCAGAAGATGAGCATTATTTTGGCACTGAGTTTAGCAGGATAGTAACAGTGCTTGAAGAAGAAGGATTGCTAGAAGGCACTTCTGAAAAGACGTCGCTTGATACGAATGCTCATATGCATGTATCTATACGGGATATTGACAGTGATGCTTATACTATTATTGACAAAGCTTCTAAAAGACCTCTGGAGAACTCTCTTAGCAGGCTTCAGGCTTACAGAGAAGCATTTGAAGGTGCAGTATATATTAACAAAGGAACTGCCTATGTTGTCAGCTCATTAGATCATGAAAAACGGGAAATACATGTAGAGCACACGCAAGATGAGTACTATACGAGATCGATGGTATCCTCAGATGTAGTCATAAGAGATGTTATTGAAACTAAAGTGTTGGAAACTTGCCCTGATGTAAAGGTCGGTTTTGGAAGCGTGGATGTGACTCAGCAAGTAATAGGGTACAAGAAGTTGCAGCAGCGTACGGATAAAGAGTTGGGACAATCTGCTCTGCAGATGCCAAAATTCATTCTTGAAACTGAAGCTCTCTGGCTTGAACTGCCCAGCAGGTTCATGGGCTCGGTTGCTGCATATGATAGGGATTTTGCCGGTGGTATCCACGCAATCGAACATGCAATGATAGCAATGTATCCCTTGCACCTGCTTGCTGATCGTAATGATGTGGGAGGACTTTCCACAGCAGAACACCCTGATCTTACAGGTAACAGTGGCATATTCGTATATGATGGACACCAGGGAGGAGTTGGTTACGCTGAAAGCGGATATGACAAGATTGTTGAAATGCTTGAAGTTACTTTGCGGTCCATTGAAAGCTGTCCTTGTTATGAGGGCTGCCCCTCCTGTATCCAGTCTCCAAAATGTGGAAACAACAATAATCCTCTGGACAAGGATGCTGCTATAATCATACTCCACAAAATTCTTGGAAAGCCCGATTATATACCTCAGAAGAAAAAGACCGCTGGTGAGATGAAAAAGCGGGAAAAGAATGTTACTGATATCCTTGAAAACAACCAAAAAGTGGAGCAGAGATTTGATCCGGTTAATGCTTTGAACAGGGCTAGAAGAAAACTTCGCCAGAGGCAGACAAACACAGCAGCGGAATGGATAAAGGCCGGGATCTCGGCAGGAAAAGACAAAAAGGACCATGAGCAGGCGTATGAATGTTTTGAGGCTGCTTTGCAGCTTGAACCTGATAACCCCAGCGCACTTTTGAACAAAGGCATAACTTGCCTGAACATTGGACAGAACCAGTTTGCTCTTACATGTTTCAATAGGCTTCTTAATCTCGGTGCTAACCAAAGCGTTGTATGGAAAAACAAAGGCACTGCACTATATCGCCTTGGAGATATCAAAGGAGCCCTTGGTGCATATGATGAAGCTCTCAGACTGAAACCTGATGATCTAAAGGTACAAGAACTAAGAGAAAGGGCAAAAAAAATGTTAATATAA
- a CDS encoding winged helix-turn-helix domain-containing protein, producing MINNDNEAFLEIEQKPFINKSDIFSVLQNERRRMILEILHKDGPKSLRDISEAIARIESKSNEPVSNVRKSIYVSMLQTHLPKMENMGIIIYNRDIDRLELTPAAEGITFYLEPVKKGDIPWSHFYLGFSTISIVGTFFISFNFPKSVYSIYWMVFTNVIFLVTSIFHVNKMKYYKRK from the coding sequence GTGATCAACAACGATAATGAAGCTTTTTTGGAAATAGAGCAAAAACCATTCATAAACAAAAGCGATATTTTTTCAGTTCTACAAAACGAGCGTAGAAGGATGATATTAGAGATCCTTCACAAAGATGGGCCCAAAAGCCTCCGGGACATATCCGAGGCAATAGCAAGGATAGAATCTAAATCCAATGAGCCTGTAAGTAATGTGCGCAAAAGCATATACGTTTCAATGTTGCAAACTCATTTACCAAAGATGGAAAATATGGGTATAATTATATACAACAGAGATATCGATAGGTTAGAATTGACTCCTGCTGCAGAAGGGATTACATTTTACTTGGAGCCGGTGAAAAAAGGTGATATTCCCTGGAGTCACTTCTATCTGGGTTTCAGTACAATTTCAATTGTTGGCACTTTTTTCATATCTTTTAATTTCCCAAAGTCGGTATATAGTATTTACTGGATGGTTTTTACTAACGTTATTTTCCTTGTAACTTCCATATTCCATGTGAATAAAATGAAATATTACAAGAGAAAATGA
- a CDS encoding TasA family protein gives MNKTIFLSILTIFSIASMASAGTWAFFSDAEASGLNTFTAGTLALDVLTTSAASDGTRIVPGKSVSGSIVIKNEGDIAGDLYLKMSSETNALLNDFTVTTTVDGNERDLNDHEYIKIGTLGAGELIDLPLKYYMNEDATGNQGTTEAFVFDVALMQQGAPAPTHPQL, from the coding sequence ATGAACAAGACAATATTCTTGAGTATACTTACCATATTCTCTATTGCATCTATGGCAAGTGCAGGTACATGGGCATTCTTCAGTGATGCAGAAGCAAGCGGTTTAAACACGTTTACAGCTGGGACTCTTGCACTTGATGTACTAACAACAAGTGCTGCTAGTGATGGTACACGTATAGTTCCTGGTAAATCTGTTTCAGGTTCAATAGTAATAAAAAACGAGGGAGATATTGCTGGAGACCTTTATCTAAAAATGAGTTCTGAAACAAATGCTTTGCTCAACGATTTCACTGTGACCACCACAGTTGATGGAAATGAACGTGACCTGAATGACCATGAGTACATAAAAATCGGTACTCTTGGTGCCGGTGAACTTATCGATTTGCCTCTCAAGTATTATATGAACGAAGATGCAACTGGTAATCAAGGTACTACAGAAGCATTTGTTTTTGATGTGGCCCTGATGCAGCAAGGTGCACCAGCTCCAACACATCCACAACTATAA
- a CDS encoding signal peptidase I — translation MTKKGIFAVVIFLFLFLIGLHFLLPIFNGSALPLIVLSGSMHPFMRVEDIVISESLSPEELVVGDVITFHPPTAEEGVFVTHRIIYINSKDPLIFQTKGDANEDLDPFLVSGDAVKGKIVFVIPYAGYLPQNSKNKTLFVLLILLPASILILDELKNIIMYINPVKARKAEKKKRKLSRRTSYKVKSKYLVSITCICCILFLPLLSPYFGGNGWFTLQDKYTKNNPGQLSSVLVLTPENGIQNPLYPGYSVISPSNSTTVDLKQEVKTSVSYVPYILPVFWIISLSQLHPLMPIVSIFILYTLLILLITLPIWYRKIVKKKRITYRQRLYRLKRYLHFV, via the coding sequence ATGACAAAGAAAGGAATATTCGCAGTTGTTATATTTTTATTCCTTTTTTTGATCGGATTGCACTTCCTTTTGCCCATTTTTAATGGTTCAGCCCTTCCCCTCATAGTGCTCAGTGGCAGTATGCATCCTTTCATGCGGGTAGAAGATATCGTAATCTCTGAATCTTTGTCACCTGAAGAGCTTGTTGTCGGAGATGTGATAACTTTCCACCCTCCTACCGCAGAGGAAGGTGTGTTTGTAACACATCGCATTATCTACATAAATAGTAAGGACCCTTTGATCTTCCAGACAAAAGGTGATGCGAACGAGGATCTGGATCCATTCCTTGTTTCAGGAGATGCTGTTAAGGGTAAAATTGTTTTTGTAATTCCATATGCAGGATACTTGCCTCAAAATTCCAAGAACAAAACACTTTTTGTTCTCCTTATACTTTTGCCAGCTTCGATACTCATACTGGACGAGCTTAAAAACATAATCATGTATATCAATCCTGTAAAGGCCCGTAAAGCAGAGAAAAAGAAAAGAAAATTGTCAAGACGCACCTCGTACAAAGTTAAGAGTAAGTATCTAGTCTCTATAACATGCATATGTTGCATATTATTTCTGCCGCTGCTTAGTCCTTATTTTGGTGGTAATGGCTGGTTCACCCTACAGGATAAATATACAAAAAATAATCCTGGCCAACTATCATCGGTGCTTGTATTGACACCAGAGAATGGCATACAAAATCCTTTGTATCCGGGATATAGTGTTATTTCTCCCTCTAATTCCACCACTGTAGACCTCAAACAGGAAGTAAAAACCAGTGTTTCCTATGTGCCATACATTCTACCGGTTTTCTGGATAATTTCTCTTTCTCAATTGCATCCTTTGATGCCTATAGTTTCTATTTTTATCTTATATACACTATTAATTCTTTTAATTACTCTACCTATATGGTATAGGAAAATAGTCAAAAAGAAGAGAATAACCTATAGGCAGAGGTTATATCGACTAAAACGTTATCTTCATTTTGTCTGA
- a CDS encoding ABC transporter permease, producing the protein MSVKHLANLYAYRQLIWQLAWSEFKLRYKNSILGYFWSLLEPLLMLTVLYYVFSHLMKMQIENYQLFLLLGIIIWNFLSRATSIGMNSIVGKASLIKKVYFPRDIFVISSCITALLMSVFESIVFIIYMVYFKVSISMYILEAPIILICLLMLSIGLSLALAALNVLYRDVQFIWAVFLQAGYFATPIMYAVEIFPDNLREIVLLNPVARVIVASRQTIIYSAPAQINDLVFMGIASIVFLFIGYFIFNRIEPRFAEEI; encoded by the coding sequence ATGTCAGTCAAACATCTTGCAAACCTGTATGCTTACAGACAACTGATATGGCAATTGGCTTGGAGTGAGTTCAAACTAAGATACAAGAACTCGATATTAGGATATTTCTGGTCATTGCTGGAGCCTCTGCTAATGCTTACGGTCCTTTATTATGTATTTTCACACCTTATGAAAATGCAGATAGAGAATTACCAGCTTTTCCTTTTATTGGGCATTATTATTTGGAATTTCCTTAGCCGAGCAACTAGTATAGGAATGAATTCCATTGTTGGAAAAGCAAGCCTCATTAAAAAAGTATATTTTCCAAGGGATATATTTGTGATATCGTCATGCATAACCGCATTACTCATGAGCGTGTTTGAGTCGATAGTATTTATAATTTATATGGTTTATTTTAAAGTATCCATATCTATGTATATACTTGAAGCCCCGATCATTTTGATTTGCCTTTTGATGCTTTCCATTGGCCTTTCTTTGGCTTTAGCAGCTCTCAATGTGCTTTACCGAGATGTGCAATTTATCTGGGCTGTATTCCTGCAGGCAGGCTATTTTGCAACGCCTATAATGTACGCAGTCGAGATTTTCCCTGATAACTTACGTGAGATAGTACTTCTCAACCCGGTTGCAAGAGTAATTGTTGCTTCACGACAAACAATAATCTACTCAGCGCCTGCACAAATAAATGATCTAGTATTCATGGGTATCGCATCAATAGTTTTCTTATTTATTGGGTATTTTATATTTAACAGAATTGAACCTCGATTTGCGGAGGAGATTTAA
- a CDS encoding ATP-binding protein — protein MQSENLAIIASDWGQWDDTYYFLLGQSKYYVANNLGVDTIANLRLDAMLFYDTNGHLYQVVGVNPDTYEEKNSPIGLLQTIASNKKIFSKPLNLSYMSGIINTPEGPALIASNPITKSLDVDSVAGTIVVVRYLDSNLIREIEQDTQLAISLESFSPDLQADHSSIHYVNDTTVIGTATLNDINENPAHLLDIEMPRAIHQRGVYVLRYMFYAIIGTGVVYFVVLMLSVDKSLLSRMSLLNKNLKTITIDGSLSSRVKIDGDDELTELADNINYMLESLEENDKRIQQIELENKIKFQNVFLNTICGVLIIDADTHIIVETNPVAANLIGLKEEDIIGNVCHKFVCPAEKGKCPITDLGFVVDKSERMILNKNGKTIPILKSVIPVRISGKDYLIESFMDLTTIKKAEEDLVQEKIIAESANRAKSTFLANMSHELRTPLNSIIGFSDIIIEGMTGEINDEQSKFLGYISASGHHLLSLINNILDLSKIEAGKFDLNLEPVFIESLFAEVKELILPLAIKKSIKVNFSTDSKITEICADRIQLKQILFNLLSNAIKFTPKDGKVDVFAELVSDRIRVSVKDTGIGISEDNKKEVFHPFAQLNSAKSSRYEGTGLGLSLVKKFVELHNGKVWFESELGKGSTFIFELPLDSGCEKINLDVDD, from the coding sequence ATGCAATCTGAAAATCTTGCAATTATTGCAAGTGATTGGGGCCAGTGGGATGATACATATTATTTCTTACTTGGTCAATCAAAGTATTATGTTGCCAATAACCTTGGCGTTGATACAATTGCCAATCTTCGGCTAGATGCAATGCTTTTTTACGATACGAATGGTCACTTGTACCAAGTTGTTGGTGTTAATCCTGATACTTATGAAGAAAAGAATTCACCAATTGGTTTATTGCAAACTATTGCTTCTAATAAAAAGATTTTTTCAAAACCACTAAATCTCAGTTATATGAGTGGAATAATTAATACACCAGAAGGACCGGCATTGATTGCATCTAATCCCATAACTAAAAGCTTAGATGTTGATTCTGTTGCAGGTACTATTGTCGTTGTAAGATATCTGGATTCGAATCTGATTCGGGAAATTGAACAAGATACTCAGTTAGCAATATCTCTTGAATCGTTTAGTCCAGATTTACAGGCTGACCATTCAAGTATTCACTATGTAAATGATACAACAGTAATAGGAACTGCTACCTTAAATGATATCAATGAAAATCCAGCACATTTGTTGGATATTGAAATGCCCAGGGCAATTCATCAGCGTGGTGTTTATGTTCTTAGATATATGTTCTATGCAATTATTGGCACTGGAGTAGTATATTTTGTTGTTCTTATGCTCTCTGTAGATAAGTCGTTGTTGTCTCGGATGTCCTTACTAAATAAGAATCTCAAAACGATTACTATTGATGGATCACTGTCTTCCCGTGTAAAGATTGATGGAGATGATGAACTAACTGAACTAGCAGATAATATAAACTACATGTTAGAGTCACTAGAAGAAAATGACAAAAGGATTCAACAGATCGAACTTGAAAATAAGATAAAATTTCAAAATGTTTTCTTAAATACGATATGTGGTGTTCTTATAATAGATGCTGATACTCATATTATAGTCGAAACCAATCCCGTTGCTGCAAATCTTATAGGCTTAAAGGAAGAAGATATTATTGGAAATGTTTGCCATAAATTTGTCTGCCCCGCTGAAAAAGGGAAGTGTCCGATTACTGACTTGGGTTTTGTTGTTGATAAATCAGAACGGATGATCCTAAATAAGAATGGAAAAACCATTCCAATTTTGAAATCTGTAATACCGGTAAGAATTTCGGGAAAGGACTATCTGATAGAAAGTTTTATGGATCTAACAACAATAAAAAAAGCTGAAGAGGATTTAGTCCAAGAAAAGATCATTGCAGAATCAGCAAATCGTGCTAAAAGCACTTTCCTTGCAAACATGAGTCACGAACTACGGACACCTCTCAATTCAATAATAGGTTTTTCCGATATTATTATTGAGGGTATGACAGGAGAGATCAATGATGAGCAATCGAAATTCTTAGGCTACATCTCAGCAAGTGGACATCATTTATTATCACTTATTAATAACATACTTGACCTTTCTAAGATAGAGGCTGGTAAGTTTGATTTGAATCTGGAGCCTGTTTTTATTGAAAGCTTGTTTGCAGAAGTTAAGGAATTGATCTTACCGCTTGCCATTAAAAAGTCAATCAAGGTTAATTTTTCAACTGATAGTAAAATAACAGAAATATGTGCTGACAGGATACAATTAAAACAGATTCTCTTTAATCTGCTAAGTAATGCTATCAAATTCACTCCCAAAGATGGAAAGGTAGATGTCTTTGCTGAGCTTGTTTCGGACAGAATAAGAGTTTCAGTAAAAGATACTGGAATTGGAATATCTGAAGATAATAAAAAGGAAGTGTTCCACCCATTTGCACAACTTAATTCAGCAAAAAGTAGCCGATATGAAGGAACAGGACTTGGTCTTTCTCTTGTTAAAAAGTTCGTGGAATTACATAATGGTAAAGTCTGGTTTGAGAGTGAATTGGGAAAAGGCTCGACTTTTATTTTCGAGTTACCTTTGGATAGCGGTTGTGAAAAAATAAATTTAGATGTCGATGACTAA
- the pap gene encoding polyphosphate:AMP phosphotransferase: MLENIDLSSRMSKEEYKARIDDLYIRIGELQRKAWKMQIPVIIVFEGWHASGMDSIINRCMLAFNPMGLRFHVIVKPSEEESRKPMLWRFWQKIPAYGKIAIFERSWYSRSIIESFDRKSKYDELNYYIKEINKFEKQLTNDGYLLMKFFMHISQQEQAKRLKVYKKKDIPISIVAEELDYDTEYKRYFSLVDEMIEKTHLSHSPWTIVGAENSNHATIKILSTILITIENYIESKLQTNCLLPISNKIDDYKPSSHGLLNADLSLTIEDELYEQEKDFYQKILGKLQYELFREKRPLMIAFEGWDAAGKGGNIKRIAELLDPRLYKVEPIGVPNDYEKSHHYLWRFYRRVPEAGHITIFDRSWYGRVLVERVENFCFEDRWKQAYEEINEFEETLTDFGTIIVKFWLHLDKEEQLRRFQSRENTPEKQWKITKDDWRNREKWDDYLKAVDEMLLKTDTSYAPWTVVESNDKNYFRIKTLKTLVGTIEKNLR; this comes from the coding sequence ATGCTCGAGAATATCGATCTGTCATCACGTATGAGCAAGGAGGAGTACAAGGCCCGGATAGACGACTTGTACATCCGTATAGGCGAGTTACAGCGTAAGGCATGGAAGATGCAAATACCTGTAATCATAGTTTTTGAAGGATGGCATGCCTCTGGAATGGATAGTATTATCAATCGTTGCATGTTAGCCTTTAATCCAATGGGCTTAAGGTTCCATGTGATCGTAAAACCATCTGAAGAAGAATCAAGGAAACCAATGTTATGGAGATTCTGGCAAAAAATACCGGCATATGGGAAAATAGCTATATTTGAAAGAAGCTGGTACAGCCGAAGCATAATAGAGTCTTTTGATCGAAAGTCAAAGTACGATGAATTGAATTATTACATAAAAGAGATAAATAAATTCGAAAAACAGCTTACAAATGATGGTTATCTTCTCATGAAGTTTTTCATGCATATTAGTCAACAAGAGCAAGCTAAAAGGCTAAAAGTATATAAAAAAAAGGATATCCCAATTTCTATCGTTGCTGAGGAGTTAGATTACGATACTGAGTACAAACGATATTTCTCCTTGGTAGATGAAATGATCGAAAAAACTCATTTATCGCATTCTCCTTGGACAATAGTGGGAGCAGAAAACTCAAATCATGCAACCATCAAGATCCTCTCTACGATTCTTATTACAATAGAAAACTACATTGAAAGTAAGTTGCAAACCAACTGCTTACTACCCATTTCAAACAAAATAGATGATTATAAGCCATCATCACATGGACTTTTGAATGCAGATCTTTCCTTGACGATAGAGGATGAACTATATGAACAGGAAAAGGATTTCTACCAGAAAATACTTGGCAAGCTTCAATATGAACTTTTTAGGGAAAAACGACCTTTGATGATTGCTTTTGAAGGCTGGGATGCTGCGGGTAAAGGTGGAAACATAAAACGAATAGCTGAGTTACTTGATCCAAGACTTTATAAAGTTGAACCTATAGGAGTTCCTAATGATTATGAAAAGAGCCATCATTACTTATGGCGCTTCTACAGGAGAGTACCCGAAGCAGGGCATATTACTATATTTGACAGGAGTTGGTACGGTAGGGTTCTTGTAGAACGGGTGGAGAATTTTTGTTTTGAAGATAGATGGAAACAGGCTTATGAAGAGATCAATGAATTTGAAGAAACTCTAACAGATTTTGGAACTATCATTGTGAAATTTTGGTTGCATCTCGATAAGGAAGAGCAGCTTAGAAGATTTCAGAGTAGGGAGAATACCCCTGAAAAGCAGTGGAAAATTACTAAGGATGATTGGAGAAACAGAGAAAAATGGGATGATTATCTCAAAGCAGTTGATGAGATGCTGTTAAAGACTGATACTAGTTATGCTCCTTGGACAGTAGTGGAGTCTAACGATAAAAACTATTTTAGGATAAAGACCTTAAAAACTCTGGTAGGTACTATCGAAAAAAATCTTCGTTAA
- a CDS encoding SipW-dependent-type signal peptide-containing protein: MNKKILLSLLIIGIIASVASAGTWAYYSAEAQTPAGTLETGKLSLSVPTSVTLGDTDDHFIIPGESATGQIRIINTGNIAGDLYIKLRSNDLTNYFTVTTSKNSANPSGVANGNSITLTTNDYYKVGTLNPNGEVTIPIKYTMGTDVTGGQGIKANFIFDVVLMQKDAPAPTV; the protein is encoded by the coding sequence ATGAACAAGAAAATATTACTCAGCTTACTTATTATAGGTATAATTGCATCTGTAGCAAGCGCAGGCACATGGGCATATTATAGTGCTGAAGCACAAACTCCTGCAGGTACCCTTGAAACCGGAAAACTTAGTCTCAGTGTGCCAACATCGGTAACTTTGGGTGATACTGATGATCACTTCATTATCCCAGGTGAATCTGCAACCGGTCAAATTCGAATAATAAACACTGGAAATATCGCTGGAGATCTTTATATAAAACTTCGAAGCAATGATCTTACCAACTATTTTACTGTGACTACAAGTAAAAATTCTGCGAATCCTAGTGGTGTTGCAAATGGTAATTCAATTACTTTGACTACTAATGATTACTATAAAGTCGGGACCCTTAATCCTAATGGTGAAGTCACGATACCTATTAAGTACACAATGGGTACCGATGTGACTGGAGGCCAAGGAATTAAAGCAAACTTTATTTTTGATGTGGTCCTGATGCAAAAAGATGCACCAGCTCCAACAGTCTGA
- a CDS encoding DUF5305 family protein, which produces MKVELLKLQNIIIERYKPIRILLFMVILFSVLLIAYSLFKPSYVEQNYVTSSYSTKGVYSYTTYVNGSNPLYPVGTVLPPNQPAYFYSVSPILNMAFTFGIDASDSADVSVSRKTIILATAESYEQIQESILWQKEFPVVNAGDTRLSNGDIASHNFSINLAQVQAVVQAVKDDLQYSQETNLTIITYVDLEGSINGKNVDEVLEYSVPLLTSDSYYQLSKKLESNNTVDIYSTQTIRDSPHLTRIAIPLALLIVSTISLVALRKLMYIGPVDPSEIIQLEKIADLAKFNSWISQGEMPVEYTDLKEVKLTSLQGLVDTASEMDMRVIHDNKEGIYFTIHDGVIYTFYESEL; this is translated from the coding sequence TTGAAGGTCGAACTTCTTAAGTTACAGAACATTATAATTGAACGATATAAGCCGATCCGCATATTGCTTTTTATGGTAATCCTGTTTTCAGTTCTATTGATAGCTTATTCCCTATTCAAACCCTCCTATGTTGAACAGAACTATGTAACTTCATCATATTCCACTAAAGGGGTGTATAGTTATACAACCTATGTGAATGGATCTAATCCATTATATCCTGTGGGTACTGTACTGCCACCGAATCAACCTGCATATTTCTATTCAGTGTCTCCTATCTTAAATATGGCATTCACCTTCGGCATCGACGCATCCGATTCAGCTGATGTAAGTGTAAGCAGGAAAACCATTATTTTAGCAACAGCGGAAAGTTATGAACAAATACAAGAATCTATATTATGGCAAAAAGAATTTCCTGTTGTAAATGCAGGTGATACGAGGCTTTCAAACGGTGACATAGCATCACATAATTTTTCTATAAATTTAGCACAGGTACAGGCTGTGGTCCAGGCTGTTAAGGATGACTTGCAGTACTCCCAGGAAACAAATTTGACAATTATAACTTATGTTGATCTGGAAGGCAGCATCAACGGAAAGAATGTGGATGAAGTTTTAGAGTACTCTGTGCCTCTTCTTACCTCCGACTCTTACTACCAGTTATCTAAAAAGCTTGAATCAAATAATACTGTAGATATATACAGTACACAAACTATAAGGGATTCACCTCATTTAACAAGAATTGCCATTCCATTAGCATTATTGATCGTCTCTACTATTTCCTTAGTTGCTTTAAGGAAATTAATGTATATAGGTCCGGTTGACCCCTCCGAAATAATTCAGTTGGAAAAAATAGCTGACCTTGCAAAGTTTAACAGCTGGATAAGTCAAGGAGAAATGCCTGTTGAATATACAGATTTGAAAGAGGTAAAGTTAACTTCCCTTCAAGGACTTGTGGATACAGCTTCTGAGATGGATATGAGGGTTATCCATGACAACAAAGAAGGTATCTATTTCACTATCCATGATGGAGTAATATATACTTTCTATGAATCGGAACTGTAG